GAATTTTTTCAGCTCCGGGTCGGTCTGTCCTTTGTCCAGGTCATTGAAAGAGTAATGCTTGAGGGAAAAATCACTGGCCCCGATGGGGAGACGCATGTAATCAAAACCGGCCCCGGTCTGGTGGTCAAACAGATCTTTCAGCAGTTTCTGCTGGTCTGCTGCAGGCAGTTTGGAGATCAGGTAAGCGCTGGAATCGGTGAAAGCAGCCCCCACCCCTTCCATTTGCTGGTAGGTGTGGCTGGAGTCCACGGTGATGGTGGGGAAAGTCTCGCCTCCGTCCCGACTGAAATGCAGTTCGGGTTCGCTGCTGAGCAGTTTGCTCTGGTCCCCGGTGGTCAGCCACATCTTGACGGCACTGGCCCTGGGAATTTCTGGAACCACGGGGGGAACGGTGGTCTGGGTGCAGCTGCTGAGGGTCAGGGAGAGGGTGAGGACGGCCAGGGCGCTTTTCAGTGGGTTGAGCATGGGAATCTCCTGAGGCAGAAATGCATCTGGTAAGGCATGAAGGTACAGCCCAGACGCGAGGTTTGGGGGCAACAAAAGCACAATGGGATGAGGTCCCTGAAGAAGGGTTTGAAGGTTTGCTTGGAGGTGTACAGTGCAGGAAAACACTGCCCCGGTGGGGTCATGGGTGTTTTGTGAGGTGCTTCAATCAAAAAGTACAGGGTTTGGGCGGCAGTGTCAAGACGGTGCAGAGCACGATGGTGCTGAAAGTGGGCATTTGCAGAAACCCTCGGGAGAATTTTTGCAGGTCTGGACGGGGTTTTTTCAATTCTAGATTTTAAGCCGGACTTGCAGAAACAAATGTATGCGCCTACATTTATGGGGCAAATCGGCTCATCCCATGCGCAGCCTCACCTTTCTGGGTCTGGAAGATCCTGCAACTTGCTGCTCAACCTGTTGCGGAATGGACGTGTGGGTGGGCATGTGGGAAACCGGTCCAGTGGATTCCCGCACCATCAGTTTCAATTCCAGTCTGGAAGGTGCAAATGTCTTTCCTTCCAGTTTGCAGATCACTGCTGCTGCTGCTGCCTGACCCAGCAGTTTGGCAGACTGCCGCACCGTGGTGAGGGGTGGATACACAAAAGCACTGCTGGGCAGGTCATCAAAACCCACCACTGAAACATCCTGTGGAATGCGCTTTCCATGGCGTTGCAGGGCCAGTTGCGCCCCGATGGCCGACTGGTCGTTGCAGGCAAAAACAGCTGTGAAGTGCTTGCCAGATTTCAGCAAACGCTCGGTGGCACGCACCCCGCCTTCCTCGCTGAACAGGGCATCGATCACCAGATCCCTTTGCAAAGGAACGTCACTTTCCTGAAAGGCCCGCAGGTAACCTGCCATGCGGTCCACCGCGTCGTAGTGGGTGTCCGGGCCAGCAAGGCAGGCAATCTGGCGGTGCCCCAGGTCCAGCAAATGCCGGGTGGCAAGGTATCCTCCCTGTTCGTTGTCCAGGGAAAGTGAACCCTCCAGACCTTTCACTTCACGGCCCACTGTCACCAGGGGGAGTTGCCCGGAAAGCTCGAGCAGCACATCATCTTCGATGTAGCCGCCCAGCACGATCAGTGCGTCCACCCTTCTGGACAACAGCACCTCCAGTGCAGCGTGCTGTTTGTCATCCTGCCATTCTT
This is a stretch of genomic DNA from Deinococcus roseus. It encodes these proteins:
- a CDS encoding LacI family DNA-binding transcriptional regulator, translating into MAETVTVEMVAHEARVSTATVSRIINGSGKVSARRRKQVMDAIEKLGYRPNLLAQSLARGQSMNVGVLTQDMASPFFGQMHQGIEQGFQGSGYHPIFVSEEWQDDKQHAALEVLLSRRVDALIVLGGYIEDDVLLELSGQLPLVTVGREVKGLEGSLSLDNEQGGYLATRHLLDLGHRQIACLAGPDTHYDAVDRMAGYLRAFQESDVPLQRDLVIDALFSEEGGVRATERLLKSGKHFTAVFACNDQSAIGAQLALQRHGKRIPQDVSVVGFDDLPSSAFVYPPLTTVRQSAKLLGQAAAAAVICKLEGKTFAPSRLELKLMVRESTGPVSHMPTHTSIPQQVEQQVAGSSRPRKVRLRMG